atTCATGATTCTTGCTGAAGGACAAATCTGTATTATCAGAGAACAATGTTTACAACTAGAGGttgcgttcaaaaaaaaaagagaaagtttAGCAAACTGTCATGCGAAGTTTAGATATGTAATTCTTATATTAATTGAGCAATGAGAAAAATATAATCATCATATGCCAACTTATCCAGAAAGTTGAATAGTTCACTTTCTCAACTAGAAGAACATCAAATTTATCACAGGTGTCCATCTTTTGATGACGCTTTCACATGATTTTTTCACTGCTTACTCATGAACAGCAGGAATTTGTAATCAAATTCCATGAAACAAGTAGAATTTATTCTCTTAAACCCTTAGACATCTCTGCCATTTGTTGGACGACTCCTTCACTGTCTAAACCTGTCATCTTCATCAATCATCAGAGTCTGTGTACACCACCACTGGGCTCCTCACTTGGTGCTCGTTATCAGACCACACGATGGCTGCCGAGATGACCTGGCCAGCTGCGGGCACCATGCCGGACACCGTCACGGTAAACGAGGCCTTCGGCGTCTGCGTGTTCAACTCCAGCGTGCTCGGCGCCACGGCAACCGCGAGATTATCTGCTGGATCGATAAAAATTACCTTCATGTCATACACGGCGGCCACACCTGAAGCTCCGACGTTAGTGACGGTCCGTGGGAAGACCAAGGTGAAGTTCTTACCAGGATCCACTCGTGCAGCCATGCTCGGATAGTTGAGATCACCGGTGGAGGCGGCCGCTGTCGATGTGGAGCCATTGGAGCAGGCTGTGGTGTTGGAGCCGATGATGAGCGCGAGCTGCGTGGCGTTGTACCCCTGCGTGCACAGCATGGTGATGTAGTCGCCTTCTGACGCAGGGGTACACGAGCCCGGGGTCACGTGCCTTGGTTGGATTGAGCTGCCCGGCACCGTACTTGAGGTCGTTTGTTCCGGCATTGCCCGGCGTGTTCATCGGAGTGGCTGCAGTAATGAGAGCCGACATGATCATCGCCGTAGACCAGTCACGGTGGACGGACTTGACATAGGCTGTGGCGCCGCGTGCTTGTGGGCACGACATGGATGTGCCAGTGTTAATACTGTACTGGACCCTCCTTTGATCGTTCGGATCGTCCGATGGCGGCGACAGTGGAGACCAAGTGACTATGATGTCCACTCCCGGTGCAGATAGATCAGGCTGTAGATGGATCATGGATACCACATACTACTCTCGTGTTAGGAAATGAACAATATAACATATAGACAGATCAAAGGTACGGGGTATGTATTTTTGGTTTGCCGTGGGATCTAAGTCTATCCATGAAAATTTGTAACACTATGTCTCTTTAAATTATGTTGCAGCTCCCATTGACACAATCCTGAGGCTCATTTGACCAAACTACGTTATGCAAAATGTTGCTTATATTTTGGGTTAGGTGTCTAGGGATTTAATTGTGGTAATCTACAACTTTGAGGGGCCTTCCACAAAGTGGAATTGCCCACTTCAGCCTAAAATGGCTACAGAGATCCTCTTTCTGTGTGGTGTTTGTTCTTCCCCTTTGGGGTCAAGGGAGAGAGGAGATTTGAGGGGTGAGACTTTAATCTACCAAATCCATCCATTAGAGAGTGAAATCGGTTGGGATTTGGATCGGAGCCTCCACCAATCTTGTTGGCTCCCACTTCTTGTATCTTCATCTTCATAATGGATTGCGTCGCCGCCCGTGGTTTTTTTCGCAAGGGGTGTCCACGTAAATCTTGGTGTCTTGTGATTCAGTATTTATCTTGCCATACTTATTGATTGGTTCCTATCTTGCTTGCCTTTGGTGCCATTTTGTCCAAGTTTATGGTGTATGTTGAGTTGGCATATGAGGCTTGTGTTAGTGAGCTGATCCTTGCATGTATATTTCTTACTGTGAAGTTTGAACAACAATATGTTTGAAGAATTGATCCTATGTGGCTGTTTTCTAATATGCACAGAAGGTGTTCGGTGAAATGTTTGTAAGTAATTAGCTTGCTAATTTTGACGTTTCCGCTGCCCCTCTGCGCTCACAAATTATTATTAATGCACACGGGCTAATGCAAGTATGCAACTAGTTACTTCATAAAGATTACGAGCTGATGGAATGACCTCGAGGATCTCAGGAGTGACCAGGTTTGGGCCAGGAGAAGAGAACGAGGCGGCAATTGGAGCTTGTGCGTTCCCGGTCGTGTCTGTTCTTTCTATGGTACCCACAGGGTTGCTGAAAATCAGGCCAAAGAATTAATAAGGCCAATGTGTCATGTGTGGGTACTGCTAGCATGCAGTTCATCAGAGAACAAGCTATGGCGCGGCCAAAGAACTCACCTCGTGCTGTTGGCATAGGCTAAGATTTCATCGAACTGGCTCTCAGATACCACGAGCGCGGGTAATGGATAGATGAAAGCGGCATCTGGTGCTATGCCAGCAGCAATGACTCCTGCTACGCCAGCCAAGAGCGGACCTGCAGATATATTGGTTCGAAAGCCGCCCTCGACTGGGCAGAGTAGGATCTTCCCTTTGTATGAATCTCCGACGAGATCATCTGGATCACAAGAACTGCAGTTCAAATCAAAGAAACCGTGAGTGCTGGTCTGTATATATTTGTTGTATAAATGTGTGTCTCGCAAGCAACATAGCAGTATTCATTGTCCTCGTATTACCCATCGACGGGGAATGCCAGTGTCACATTGTTCACCGGCGGGAAGGTGTTTACAGATGATCCCTGCGTTAAAAGTAATTCATGTACGTGTTAGTTGTTGAGCCATcagccatgcatgcatggtttGGAAACTCGGATGTTATAGACTGCTGCTCGGTTCGAACGCTAACCACTATGCTCTTGCCATTTCCTAGCACGACCCTGTCGACGAACCGGCGGTCGATGCTGCTGGCAGCGACGGACAGCATCCACGGCGCGACGTTGCAGACACGGCCGCCGCTGAGCCCGGAGTTGCCGGCTGATGCGGACGTGACGAGTCGCGGAACGACCCGATGGCCTGCGGGCTCTTGAAGTAGTAGAAGGGGAACCTGGTCACGATGGAGAAGGAGATGACGTCGCCGTCCGCGATGGCATCGTCGAACGCAGCCAGGATGTCCATGTCCAGGCATCCCCCGTCATCCCAGCACACCTTGTAGATGGCGAGCCTGGTGCCCGGCACGGCTCCGTCCGCGGGCCACGCCGGCGGCCAGCCCGCCGAAGCTGACGCTGCCCACCGCCCGGCCGGCCACGGTGGACGCCGTGTGGCTCCCGTGGCCCATCTCGTCCAGCGGCGACAAGCCAGTCACCCCATTTTCATCTGCCCGAGCGCCGATAACTTTACTGCAGGCCACGAGCCACTTTAAATAATGGACTCTCCTAAATCCTATGCATATATCAAAATATTTGTGTTCTTAAATAGGAAAATTCACCAGCGGTCCACGAAGTTGGCACAAGGTGTCACTTAGGTCCCCGAACTTTCAAAGTGATATCTGTAGGTCCCTAAAGTTGGCAgagggtgtcatctaggtcccaaactttcaaagtgatcaccggaggtccctaaacttggcagagggtgtcatctaggtcccaaactttcaaagtgatcaccgcaggtccctaaacttgacagagggtgtcatccaggtcccaaaTACTGTAGCAATCCGGCACagaattttaaaaaaagaaatctaaaTTTTGGTAATGTAGCTACATTCTGTagaaaattctaaaaattgtatctttttaatACGATCTCGcacgaagatgatttttatataaaagttgtagctctcgacgggatctacaactttctagttttgagttttttaatttgaggtcGCTAATAcactcaaaaaaattaaataaattttcagcagtatattaatcgcgtacgaacgcttgtcgccttgaaaaaaacatatctttcttatatgctatcaaatggagatactttttatatgaaaGATGTAgcgctcgatgagatctacaacattctaattttgagtttttcaatttgaagtctttaagatgttcaaaaaaatttaAAATGCAAAACCACTATACATGAACTGAAATCAGCATTTTAACTTTTTTAGCATCTTACCGACCTTAAATTAAAAACTCATAATTAGAAAGTTGTAGGTTTCATCGAgcgctacaatttttatatagaaATTATCTCTATCAGATGACATATAAagaagatttgtttttttttcaaggcGACAAGCGTTCGTACGCGATTAATACACTGCtgaaaatttatttaatttttttgagtgTATTAACGACCTCAAAtttaaaaactcaaaactagaaagttgtagatcccgtcgagagctacaacttttatataaaaatcatcttcgtgCGAGATCGTattaaaaagatacaatttttagaattttctGCAGAATGTAGCTACATTACCAAAATTTAGATTTCTTTTTTAAAATTCTGTGCCGAATCGCTACAGTAtttgggacctggatgacaccctctgtcaagtttagggacctgtggtgatcactttgaaagtttgggacctggatgacaccctcTGCCAACTTTAGGGACCTACAGATATCACTTTGAAAGTTCGGGGACCTAAGTGACACCTTGTGCCAACTTCGTGGACCGCTGGTGAATTTTCCTCTTCTTAAATAATGTTTATGTGCATATATAATCAATTAAGATTTTTCTGTTTTCGATAAAACCGCTATTAAATGGATATTTTGGGTACTTGTTGCATGTGAAGTTTTGGCAGACACCCTTCCACCTGCTcggtggtgggccaaagccctcGTCGGAGAAGGACAGGGAGTCCAGCCATATACCGGTGTCGAACATGCCGTTGATGACGTCGCCCTCCAAGGCTAGCTCTTCCTACGGTTGTTGACGCAAGCCCAAAAAGTCCCACGATCTTGTGGTTTGGAGCTCGTGGGTTCATCTTGGGAAGACTGACACGACTCCCTCCATGTCTGAATTGTAAAGCCAACAAGTCAAGAATTGAGTAATTGAGATCATGCATAAGCATAGTCAAGGGCTTGTAATTTAAAGCAGCATAAGTGTTAGAAGAAAGTCATCGATAAATATGAGACCAAATGGTCCATAGTCAATAATCATTCCTATCCTAATCTTACAGTGAGCTCAGAGCACCAGCGGCTAGGTTCTGCATCGGTGAACCGATGCCGGTGTTGTGCCCCACTGCTGCAGCCCTCCCTCCCCCATGTGTCTATGTCGGCGATCGAGCTCAGCTTTGCGGCGCCTTCCATGTCTAGCTTGCCCACTGTTGGCGGTAGCTATCCTCCTCCCTGAGCTGTTTAGCAGCTCCTCTACTGGCCGCAACTCTTCACTACTACCCGAAACATATTTTGAGAAGGTTAAAAAGCTTTAACAGAGGCAGGCAAGCCGTTCGCCTCCACCTCCATGCCTCTGTAAATCCTGAATTACAAAGGTGGCTATATGCCCACCTCtgttaataaattaaaaaaatcagGAAGCCCGTCGATAGGCCCACTGAGCCCATCCACGACACCTGCTGAGCCCATCGACATGCCACCACCACTCCTCATCAGATCCGCGTGCCGCCACTCCCCATCGACATGCTCTGGCCACCGTTGCGAGCTGGCCCTAGCTGCCGGAAGGGACACTTGCGCTGCTGCCGTCGCACACAAccccgcaccgccgccgccgcgggataTGGACCCACGCTGTCCCTACCATTGTCACCAAAGATGGACCCGTGCAACTGCCATCGGAGGGGGCCCTGGACGAGCACCACTGCTACCTATGGAGCCCTGTGCGAGCACTGTCGATAACCTCACCTGTGCTGCCGTCGGTGGAGCCATGCCAATGAAGCCATGCCGAAGCACCGCGGCCGGTGGAGCCCTGCACGAGTGCTGCCGTCGGTGGGGGCCCTGCCGAAACGCTGCCGCCGGTGGAGCCCTGCATGCATGAGCGCTGCTACCGCTAATGTGTGTGAGAGAGGAGGGAGGTACGGCTGCAGTGTGtgtgagagacagagagagaacgGAATGAAGGGGCTGGCAGCTAGGGTATTTTATAGTTAGGGTTTGCTAAGTAGGCTAGACTGGGCTGACTGGATTTAGCCCAGTTTACAGAGGCGGTCCTCTTAATGGGTCCACCTTTACAAATGGCTCATTTCTTCAGAGGCGGGCGACTTAAGAGGTCCAGCTGTGTGAATTGATTTTTGGAGGCGTTCAATTTTTGGCTAGTCTTGTTCAATGAAATGATCGGCTCTGAAAGTTGTCACATATTTTAGGAGACGGGGACATCCTGTGACCGCATCCTAAAATGAAATTGGCATGTCTCCTAAAATCAATTTTATAGCAGTGTCTTGCTCCCATTGAGCTGGCTGCCAAACTTTGTTCTGCCCTGCCCTCCCCAGCCGATAACCTCACCTGTCACGGCTGCAGCACCTCCATCTTGTCACTGCCGTTGTTCTCGCTTCAAGGGGAAGACAAAGACGCCGAGTTAGATTGGTGCGAGAAGGGAGTAGACGGATTCATGTGAACATGTGGGTCACGCATGTCAAAAGTTGCTCTAGCCGCTCTCGCCAGGTTAAGCGatgtcactctctctctctctcctctcatctCTCTCCTATGTGGCTTTGTTATAGAGAGAATAAACAACCCATTGCTGGTGCCCTTCGTTTGAGATATGGGTTTGACACATAAATCGATATGCTTGTTGTTTCATGCATATATGGTTTGTGTGGTGACACATCATGCAGGAGGGTCTGTCAAAATAGTttgtaattagtaatagtaagatataTATCCTACACAACTGGActcgggttctttgccgagtgcctgacgcactcggcaaaggcctaattgtactcggcaaagcctttgccgagtgcagcactcggcaaagaacactcggcaaaaaaattaatcggcaaagacctctttgccgagtgtcttttatcgggcactcggcaaagaaaagcgaccgtcacggtgccggccccgttgacggtggctttgccgagtgccaaccctgcaggaactcggcaaagattttttttaaaaaaaaattctttgccgagtgccaaccctgcaggcactcggcaaagaaaattttttttttttaaattatttgtCAAGTGCCTTctatccggcactcggcaaacttagtattttttttaaaaaaaatctttgccgagtgctctctggccagcactcggcaaagtttgaatattttttttaaaaaaattctttgccgagtgccctgttgccggcactcggcaaagtttgaatttttttttaaaaaaaattctttgccgagtgtctgccttccggcactcggcaaagtttgattttaaatcaaactttgccgagtgccctttggccggcactcggcaaagtttgatttttttttaaaaaattctttgccgagtgccatggtcataacactcggcaaagctggaaaaatggttttccgaccCCCGatttttttccagctttgccgagtgctgtgaccatggcactccgCAAAGTggtcctttgtcgagtgcaacactcggcaaagtgacccaaaacggtaattttttttacattccatcctgacaaataaattcatacaatcatatatctcattcatcacatatatatctcatccatcacatatatatctcatccatccacacatccatccacacatatcacatccatcataatatatatcacatatataataataagtgctcaagtccatccaaataaatccacatgTCCAtccaaagtccacaagtgcatcacaaatatatcacaagtccatcaccaagtgaacaataaATGAAAggaatacaacgtgcactcatctcgactgtggtgaaggcccagttccattattcggaggtgcatgaggtggattattcgaaccaccgtcagatggagacttcacaaaggagaaaagattgcatgtgagacaagattatttggatatctaatctaggaaggtagaggccatacaagcaaagcacaagcgaaagtaaaaaactttcatactcacaggagtagctggagctgcaggacgcggaggcagaggtggaaccaacagcccagctggcagagacaagcccacacgttgcccaagcccctgtaggaactccgtaatgtccgtcagcctctgcgcctgggcctgccgctcggcccgctcggcctcctgcTCGGCCCGCTTGGCCTCTAGCTGGGCCGTCATCCTCTGGTGCCCGGCCTGTAGCTCctaacgttgcctcatttcttgttcccagccgggcctgcaatatttcactccaatgtttctgtaatgcaaagctaattaaggtgtgtaaagatcaatgtatgacgagtaaaacaggaataaccttgagtgcgtcgacccggtgctgtgcagcggtcggccgtgtgcgaatggccggctctcgctcatgctccatgctcgaatctgggagagagagggagtagaggccgtgtcgatgacgtcgtcgccaagccagaaccgcccatgcttcttgccttgccccgccctcatgatggcctctctatcgaagtcctgggtgctcggatcgtggtctgacccatggagcgacctcgccacctcagtgtactcactgatgcgggagtggacgctcaggttcgtgtatgcgtcgggcgggtcctccaggttgaaggagacgtcggacgtcgtttgcccttgtgggccatacaccatgcctggaagtccgagcaagcctgtccactatgtgacgccgactgcgagaaagacagcacgatgattagaaatcaagcagaactgagcgtcacaatagataaatgaattcgcgtacccatgcttgtttgtatccggtgaggctacggctgccttgatggtgtgcgggaccttgcatctgcaaacgacgctcccgggcatccctgtgcatgttgaggtactcctccgtgaaccacctctccaccatcatcgcccagcactcgggatatgtttggcaccaccagggaatcacctacacgtcatcaagttaaaccaacttaatctcaaaatgaatcaatattgatgttcttcatttacctcacgGTACTGCTCCCAGGTCAGCTGCATCTcccttgcgtctttcttggttttcctctctccaagcttcgacccatagtaggttacgatggcatGGACGcgcgcctcgtgatgcatgtcggtgatgagttttttacaggctttagtagtcacctgctccgccctggcctcaaatccctcctcgtatctgtaataagtctgcatacaaaagcgatgtatccattcattatttcaagaaaagtccaatgaatgtgacgtattgagcaatgttgtgcgagggagacttacccaaaactctgccttcacccacgccgccttgttggggtactccgcatcgctggcgacggcgtagtggtcaaacgagtaggccggctccatcttcgatgcgtacgtgacaatgccggggaagtgttgcctgcacagaagacccaagatgccgttgactagccgtacGCTACCACGatccgacacaaccacccagttcctgcacaagtgattcagaaaaattattagttttttttcatcatatcatatgaagtagtggtgataacatataaagttacttacttttgcccttcggggcgaatcactgggcgttggtgaggaagcggaggcGTTGgtaggctcgcgggacctcgcaagtagacactcgaagagtcggaggaagcggaacccgtgcctgccgcctccaactCATCGTCCTCGtgtggcccctcctcctcgtccgtctgccgaaccaCCTCATCGTTCGACTCGTCCACGGgtgccacctcctcctctggctcctcatgcggcgtgggaggagacggccccctcctgcgtccggcggtcctcctcctcctcctcctgtccgatccctccgccgccccctccgcctcgTCCTGCatccggcgtggtctttggtaaatcgagttcacggacctatgacggtcgcccgccatctttgttcaatcacctgcaataaaaaagaaaaacaagacgtaattagaaataggtgcaaaaatgaacaaaacataattacaaaaaacatagtattacatgtattagaaatatttgcaaaaataaacaaaacataattacaaaaaacatagtattacatgtattagaaataatcttcatgattgagattagttggatcataggtctcgtcatcactatcaacattgtacaactcatcaacactatccgaaggaggaatgttgtcttcattgtcattgcctaaacgtaatcgctcaagcatttgtatgtccttcagattttgcacctcgtctccagcgtcctcgtcatcatccctttcattgtctacttccattcctatctcttcggttaagtctatgtcaaacctcccttgtagtccctcttcttgatagaactctccatcatatgtgtttgggttgaagttgtaatcttcatcatttgggacaggtagtttaccgtgtggtgataccttgtgcacaatagaccaacccttaagatgctcggtgtctttgcacgcgtatgacgtataataaacctggatggcctgttgagccacaatgtagatatcttttcctggatagacggaatcttgtcgaatctcgactagcccaagcttaggtgttcgtctcgttactccaggatgaaaccagtggcatttgaatatgataggagtaagaggtttggaaccatagaatgatagttcgtagatttcttcaattcttccataatagtcgagtccatcagtgccgggcgtaacaactccgctgtttgtggtttttcgattgggccgactctgctcgtagcttgctgtgtgaaaacgatatccgttcacgtcataaccggtaaatgacttgaccctaacgacacagccgtttgcaacctgtctcagctcgtcacttatagacgcatcagtttgggctttctgtttgaaccaacaaatgaaatcgggactccctggtcccgcaccctgtgaaagaagggtatcattttcttgtggggtaggttgccttgatccatgccaggattgacgaagaaattccctgtaccaacgagaaacaagggggttggacgaagaaacaaggataTACGGCAAAAtaaaacaagttcgttcagaacttacccaatgaacggctgcacctcgacaaggttggtcaacacatatagcatgatactgcgccactcttcatttttcaattgcttagtggttgatgcacttgcgcttccgagttgcccttggaaaaggctgaggt
Above is a genomic segment from Miscanthus floridulus cultivar M001 chromosome 3, ASM1932011v1, whole genome shotgun sequence containing:
- the LOC136543455 gene encoding subtilisin-like protease SBT4.5, which gives rise to MDILAAFDDAIADGDVISFSIVTRFPFYYFKSPQAIGSFRDSSRPHQPGSSVNTFPPVNNVTLAFPVDGSCDPDDLVGDSYKGKILLCPVEGGFRTNISAGPLLAGVAGVIAAGIAPDAAFIYPLPALVVSESQFDEILAYANSTSNPVGTIERTDTTGNAQAPIAASFSSPGPNLVTPEILEVIPSARNLYEGYNATQLALIIGSNTTACSNGSTSTAAASTGDLNYPSMAARVDPGKNFTLVFPRTVTNVGASGVAAVYDMKVIFIDPADNLAVAVAPSTLELNTQTPKASFTVTVSGMVPAAGQVISAAIVWSDNEHQVRSPVVVYTDSDD